The Tessaracoccus aquimaris sequence CCCTCGGCGGGCGCCGGTCAGCGCCGCGACCCCTGAGGCCTGCGCGGTGTCCATCACCGATGCGAGGTTGTGCTGCGCGAAGACCCGCTCGATGCCGACCGCCTCAGGCTGGTACTCGTCGAACCACTCGACGAGGCCGCGCTCGAGGGCAAGCAGTCGGAGCGCGACGTCCTCACCGACGGGGGTCCGGACGACGCCGACGGCCACCAACCGGGGCGGCCGACCGACCGTCCCTTCAACCACGCCGACGCCGCAGCGGGTGAGGCCGGGGTCGATCCCGATGACGCGCATGGAGGTGTTACTCAGTCCTCGTCTTCGAGTGCCTGTGCGACCTCGGGGGTGACATCGACGTTGGTGAAGACGTTCTGCACGTCGTCGGAGTCCTCCAACGCGTCGATGATCCGCTCGACCTTCTGGGCGACGTCGACCGAGTCGACCTCCTGGTCGAACGAGGCCACGAACTGCACCTCGGAGGAGTCGTAGTCGAGACCGGCCGACTCGATGGCCTTTCGCACCTCGACGAGGTCGTTGGGGTCGGTGTAGGCCTCGAACTCGTCACCGTTGTCGGAGACCTCCTCGAGGCCAGCCTCCAGCGCGGCCTCCAGCAGGGCGTCCTCGCTCAGTTCGCCCGAGGTCTGCTTCTTCGGCACGACGACGACGCCCTTGCGGGAGAACAGTCGCTGGACGGATCCGACGTCTGCCATGGTGCCCCCGTTGCGGGTGACGGCGACCCGCACGTCGGACGCGGAGCGGTTGCGGTTGTCGGTGAGGCACTCGATCAGGATGGCGACGCCCGCAGGGCCGTAGGCCTCGTACATGATCGTCTCGTAGTCGGCCCCGCCGGACTCGGCGCCAGAGCCGCGCTTGACGGCGCGATCGATGTTGTCGTTGGGAACCGAGGACTTCTTGGCCTTCTGGATGGCGTCGTAGAGAGTGGGGTTGCCCGCTGGGTCACCGCCACCGATCCGCGCCGCGACCTCGACGTTCTTGATCAGCTTGGCGAAGAGCTTGCCCCGCTTGGCGTCGATGACGGCCTTCTTGTGCTTGGTCGTTGCCCATTTGGAATGGCCGCTCATCCGGTCCCACTTTCTCGTCGCAGAAGTAACTCTCGATAGAGCAGCCTATCGTGTCGGCCCTAAACGACCTTGCTGAGCAGCGCCACCGCGTCCCGTGTCGTGTAGCCGAGTTCGCGGGCGAGCCGCGAGAGCCCCAGCCCGTCCGGCGTGTCGATCCCGAGGCCCGCCTCGGTGCAGCCGGATGTGCGCATCGAGCGCAGGCACGAGCCGAGCAGCGCGAGGGAGATGCCACGGCGGCGGTAGTCGGGGTGGACACCGAAGCGTTCGGTCCAGCCGCCGCAGGGGTCGCCGTCGTCGACGACGCTCATGGCATAGCCGACGATCCGGTCGCCGTCGCGCGCGACGAAGGACCACTCGGGGCGGAAGCCGACGTCGGCCAGGCGCTGGTTCCATTCCTCGGCCTGGACCTCCGCGCCGCCAATGGGTTTGAAGCAGAGGTTGTGCAGCACGCGCACCTCCTCCGCGTCGGCGGGGAGGAAGCCCGCGATCGAGATCCCGTCAGCGTCCGGGACCACCAGGGGCTGGCCCAGGTCGCGGTGCAGGTCGTAGTAGTAGCGCTCCGGCTCGAAGCCCTGCCTGCGGGCGACGCCCTCGAGGCCCGGCCTGCCGACCTCGGCGTAGCAGCCGAGCCACAGCGGAACTCCCGGATGGTTCTCGTCGCGCCAGGCCTTGGCGCGCTCGATCTGCCACTTCAGGAGCGCGGTGCCGACCATCATGTGACGGTGCACGGGGTGCACGCCGCCCATCAGGTACATCCGGAGCGGATCGGTGCTTGCGAGGAATCCGGCGCCGAAGGCCGAGAGCGAGGAGTAGGCGTCCCAGCCGCCGACGGCCAACCCTGTTGCGGGGAGCAGGTCTCTGTCGAGGATCGCCGCGGTCATCCCCGAGAGAACCGAGTTGTCCAGCGCCTCGAGTTGGGCCCTGAAGCTCTCGATCTCGGGGGCATCGTGACTGCCTAAGAGCCGCCACCTGAGGTGCGGCTCCACATAGGCTTCCATGGTCGTCAGTCTACGCCTCACCGCCAGATGCGCGGTCGCGCATCCTTGGTTGGGGCGGCCTGGTCCCAGAGCCGACGCCAGCGGGGCGTCTGTTCCAGCGACGGGACTGAGGGCCCCTCGGCGCGCCGCCGCTCGACGGCCCACCAGCTCAGGTCGCCCTCGTGGACGAGTTGCTCCACGCGGTGCTGCAGTTCCGCGGTCGCCTCGGCGAGGCCCTGGCCGCGCGGGTAGATGGGGGCACCGAACCGGATCGACACCTTTGGCCGCGCGCGCAGCGGCAGCTTCAGGATGTCCTTCAGCTTGAACGTACCGACCAGGCCGACGGGGACCACCGCGACGTTGTGCTGCCCTGCGATGCCCGCCGCGACGTCGGAGAACTCCCCCACCTGTCGCCCGGCAGATGGGTCGTCGGTGAAGACCACCACGTTGCGGCCCCGCGCAAGCGAGCGTGAGGGCGTGACGTTGGTCGGGCGCAGCCGCGACGGGAGCGAGAGCCGCAGCAACTGGTAGTCCAGGGCGCCCTGCTCGTTGGCGGCCAGCACGAACGGGTGGCGAAGGCCCGTCAGGGAGTCGTCACCGACCAGTTCGATGTCGAAGCGGAAGCCGAGGAGGCGGAGCATCAGGTGCCTGCCCGGACGCTCCGTCCGGAACCCCAGTTCGCGGGCCACGACCGGACGGGGCGGCACACCCGCGGGGCGACGGCGGCGCAGCGTGGCGGTCAACGCGTCGAGGAGGTCGGCGGGCAGCGTGAACTGCGGCCGCTTCTTCGACCTGCGGCTCTGCGCCCAGGAGGGCAGGTCCCTGCTCATCGCACGTCGCCCAACGCCAGCCCTGGGCCGCGCAGCATCGTGATGCTCGGGTGCATGCCGACGGTGCCCGAGGCGATCTCGAGGGCGTCGGCGTAGGTGGTGGCCGCGCGATGCCCGAGCAGCGCAGCGACGCGACGGTCTCCCCCGACCCAGATGACGTCGGAGAACCGGCTCGATGCGCTGGCCAGTTCGTACCACTGCTGGTAGACGCGCAGCGGATGGTCGGCGAAGTTCTTGCGGTACAGGTCGAGGTACCACTCGTCGTCGACCGAGCTGGGCTGGAAGTCGGCGGCGATCTCCGCGGGATCGGTCGTGACGGGCAGCACCTTCGCGAAGAAGTCCGCAGCGCTGGACTGGCGACGGTTGGAGAACCGGTTGCGCAGCGGATGGAACGCGATCAGCACGCCGCCCTCGCGGGCAAGCGGCGCCTCCAGGTGGCTGCCTGCGCGGGTGACCAGGGCGTGGTGCGCGGCGCCGAGCGGCGACCCGATGGCGTCGACCGGGTCGATGGAGGGGCCCCACACCGAGGTGACGAGCACGTCGGCCGAGCCCTTCACCTCGACGGCGTTGGCGGCCTGCCACACCTCGCGCGAGTCGTTCAGCGCCGCGGAGAAGGCACCACCGACCACGTCGATGACCGCGTAGTCGGCACGGGGGTTGCCGTTGACCAGTTGGGCACCCTGACGGGGAAGCGCCGCGATGATCTGCCGGGACGCGGCGAACGCCAACCGGTCGCTGAGGCGCCATTCCCATTCGCGGCTCGACAGGAAGCGAAGCCCGGGGCGAGCAGCGGCTGGCCGAGGACCGCGAGCAGCGCGAAGCCGGGCACCTTTTCCTGGATCAGGTCGCTGACGCCGCGCTCGAACTCGCGGTCGGGGGCGACGCCACCGATCCGGTCAAGCGTGGTCAGGTCGGTCAGGCCGAGCGCGAGCGGGCAGCGCTCCGAGTCGTCGCCGCGGATGCCGATCACGACCACGAGGTCGGACTGGGCGACCCGCCGGTTCACGCGCACCGTGGTGCCGTCCACCTCGCCGACGGAGACGAGGTCGGGACTCGTCACGTCATGGCTCGTGATGAGCCCGTCAGGCAGGAACGACGTGGCGACCCGGTCGCCGAGCACCCGGGTGACCTGCTGCGTGTTCCAGCGCTGCTTCAGGCCGTTGGCGACCACGATCTCGACGTCGTCGACCCCGTTGCGGGCCGCGATCTCCAGGACCCGCTCTGCGAGCGTGCGGCGCGGGTCGAAGTGGGGCCGTGGCAGCGGCGCGTCGGCGTCGACGATGACCAGCGTGAGCCGGGTGTCGGGGCGCAACTGCTCCGAGAGCGGCGCGACGCCTGTCGGGGCGCCGACCGCGGCGTCGATCAGGCCGACGGGGTCCGAGGACTCCTCAGCGTCGGCGGCGTAGACCACCTGGGTGCCGATGCCGAAGCGCTCCAACCGAAGCTGGGCTCCCGACATCGTCATGAGGTGCGGGGTCTTTTCGTCGACCTCCAGCACAAACCCGGGACGAGACATCAGCGGTCCTTTCCGTTCACGACATCTTGAGGCGAGGCAGCGGAGACATCTCCGGCCACTCGACGATTGACCAGCCCTTGGACTTGGCGGCGCGCATCAACCCGATGTCCGGGCTGACGGCGACCGGGTTGCCAACGGCGTTGAGCATCGGCAGGTCGACGTGGCTGTCGGCATAGCCGAACGAGTTGGCCAGGTTGATGCCGTGCAGTTGGGCGTAGTGGTTCAGCCACGCGGAGCGTGACTCCCCCACCATGGGCGGGCCGCTGAGGAAGCCGGTGCAGATCCCGTTCTCGTCGGTGGCCAGTTCGGCGGCGACGATGGTGTCGAACAGGCCCTCGAACGGCCGGGTGAGTGGCCGGATCACGCCGGTCATCAGGATGGTGGTGTGGCCGGCGTCGCGGTGCTCGCGGATGCGGCGGATCGCGTCGGGCGACATCCGGTCGAGGATCAGCGGCGACAGCTTCTCGTCGACGTAGCTCTCCAGCGCGGCCAGGTCGGCGCCCGCGTAGCGGCGGTAGATGGAGCGCAGGAACACGCCCCTGTCGCGACGCTCCGCGCCCAGGTACATCGGCAGTTGCAGCGCGAGGCTTGCGACCTCCCCGATCCGCCGCAGCGGCGACAGCTCGGGAAGCCGCGCCCAGAGGTAGGTCTCGACGACGTTGGTGGCCATCACGGTGCCGTCAAGGTCGAACGCGGCGAGCACGGTGCCCGGCTCGGCGGGCTTGAGGTCGCGGAAGGTGGTGGAGCGCCCCTTGCGGCGCTTGCGGGCCGCCTCGAGTCGGCGCACCGGATCCGTGATGGCCGGGATGTGCACCTCCTCCATGTAGTGCTTCCACTCGAAGCTGGCCGAGTCGAAGCCGAACCGGTCGCGGTCGTCGGGGTGCAGCGAGTGGTGCAGCGCGAGCGTGCAGTCGTCGACGAAGTGGAGCTCCGACTGCAGGTACTCGCCGTACAGCGTCATGTACTTGCCGAGGAACTCGAGTTGCTTGCGGGACTTGTCGAGCGAGGCGGCCAACTGCCTGGTCTTCTTGCCACGGGGGGCGAAGCTGATCAGCTTGTTGCCGATCCTCACGCCCTTGTCGGCGAGCCTCATGAACATCTCGACGGGCTCGGCGCCGGGGAAGTTCCAGGTCGCAAGCGGGGTCGAGCCCTGCCCGGAGGTGTAGGGGTGCTCGCTGAAGTAGTTGCGGACGTGTTCGTAGACGCCGCGGAACGTGAGCGGGTTCCTGGCACCGGAACTGCAGTGGTAGTACTCGGGCTGGCCGATCTCCGGCGTGGTCGCACAGACCGCGACGATCGCGTTGACGACGAAGTCGCACGGGATGATGTCGATGACGGCGTCGGGCGAGGCGGGGAACTCGGGCAGTTGGCCGCGGCCGTAGGCCAGGATGATCGGGTCGGCCATCTTGAACCCCTCGATCCACCCCGGGTACGGGTTGGTGAGCGAGGATTCGACGATGGCGGGCCGCACGATGGAGGCCATGAAGTCGCCGCTGAGGTCGGCGACGACGCGCTCAGCCAGCGCCTTGGCGAAGGTGTAGACGTCGGTCCAGCCGAGCGAGCGGGCCCGCTCGGTGCCTGCCGCGACGAGTTCCTGCTTGACCCACTCCTGGCGGCGTCGCTCGGTGTCCTCCGAGGTCGTCAGGTAGCCGGCCTGGCGGTGCAGCGCCTCCGCCTCCTTGCGCAGCTTGGTGAGCTGTTCGGAACTGCGGGAGCGGGCCTCGACGTGCTCCTTCATGGCGAGCGCGGCGCGGGTCTCCGCCTCGTAGTCGATGTCGTGGATGTGCGCGGCCTCGGGGATGGCCCCCGGCGCCTGCCCGCGGTGTAGGCGGTCGACACGTGCAGGTAGTGCGGGATCTTGACGAGGTTGCCCTCGTCGTCGGAGCAGGCCTCGCGCAGCTTCGTCAGCAGCGCCTTGGTGCCGACGACGTTGGTCATGAACGCCTGGTCGATGGGCGGGTCGAACGAGACGTCTCCCGCGCAGTGCAGCAGCACGTCGAGGTCACGGGGCAGGTCCGGAACCTGCGGCAGGTCGCCCTCGATGACCTCGACGCGGCTGGCCATCAGTTCCTCGACGCCGCCCGCATCGCGCACGACGTCGGCGAAGATCTTCTTCTTCAGCAGGCTGGCGACGCGCTCCGCGGCGGTCACCGATCCCTTGCGGCGCACCAGCACGGCGGTGCGGGTGTCGGGGCACTCGGTGAGCACCTTCCAGAGGATCTGCTCACCGATGAAGCCGGTGACGCCGGTCATCACGATCTTCTTGCCCGCGAGGAGGTCGCTGATCCTGCCGTCGAGCAGCGGCGGCACGTGCACCGTCCCGGGTGAGCTCACCCCGAACGTGCTAGCGGGTGGTTTGACCATCACAGCTCCCCTTCGGCGACCTGCAGGGCCTCCTCGATCGTGAAGCGGCCGACGTAGAGGGCGGTGCCGACGATGGCGCCCTCGACGCCCTGGGGCACGAGGCGGCGCAGGTCGCGCAGGTTCTCCAGCGTCGCGATGCCGCCGGAGGCGATCACCTTCTTGCCGCTGCGCGCGGCGACCGCCGTCAGAAGTTCGGTGTTGGGCCCGGTCAGCATGCCGTCGGCGTTGACGTCGGTGACCACGAAGCGCTCGCAGCCCGCCGCGACGAGCCGGTCGAGGGTCTCCATCCAGGGGCCTCCCTCCGTGGTCCAGCCGCGGGCCGCAAGGTTCTCGCCGCGCACGTCGAGGCCGATCGCGACCCGGTCGCCGTGTTCGGCGACGATCCGGTCGCACCACTGCGGGTTCTCGAGAGCTGCGGTGCCGATGTTGACGCGGCGCGCCCCCGTGGCGAGCGCCCGGTTCAGCGACTCGTCGTCGCGGATGCCGCCGGAGAGTTCCACCTGGATGTCGAGATTGCCCACGATGTCGCGCAGCAGGTCGGCGTTGCTTCCGCGACCGAACGCGGCGTCCAGGTCGACGAGGTGCAGCCAGGAGGCGCCGCCGTCCTGCCAGCGCATCGCGGCCTTCAGCGGGTCGCCGAACTCCTTCTGGGTTCCAGCGACCCCCTGCACGAGCTGAACGGCCTGACCGCCCTGCACATCAACGGCCGGCAAAAGCTCCAAAGTCTCCACGACGTCACACCCTATCCGAACACCCTCATCAGAGCTTCCGAAGCCAGGTGGCGATGAGGTGCGCCCCGGCTTCGCCCGACTTCTCGGGGTGGAACTGTGTCGAGGCGAGGTTGCCCCGTTCGACGGCGGCAACGAACCGGCCGTCCTCGTGCTCGGCGGTCGCCACGAGGGCGTCGTCGGGCCCGGTGAGCGCCGCGTAGGAGTGCACGAAGTAGAACCGCTCCCCCGCGGGGCCGCCGAACAGGCTCATGCCGTCGGCGGGCTGAACGGTGTTCCAGCCCATGTGTGGCAGCCGCCTCGCGGGGAGCGTGTCGACGCTGCCGCGCAGCACCCCGACCCCGGGGGTGACGGTGCCGTGCTCGGTGCCCTGCTCGAACAGGATCTGGTGCCCGACGCAGATGCCGAGCAGCGGCCGGTCGGCCGCGACCCACTCGCGGATCAGATCGACGCCGCCCGCCTGCGTCAGCCCCCGCATGCAGGCGGCGAAGGCGCCGACGCCCGGCACGACGAGGGCGTCCTGGCGACGCAGTTCACCGAGGTCGGACGTGACGCTGACGTCGGCGCCGGCGTTGGCGAACGCCCGGGCAGCCGAGTGCAGGTTGCCCGAGCCGTAGTCGAACAGGCCGACGCGCCGGTTCAGAGCGCGCCCTTCGTGCTCGGGATCCCCTGCTGGCGGGGGTCGATCTCGACTGCCTCGCGCAGCGCGCGGGCAAGGGCCTTGAACTCGGCCTCCACGATGTGGTGCGGGTCGCGTCCAGACAGCAGGCGCAGGTGCAGGCAGAGGCCAGCGTTGAGCGCGAGCGCCTCGAAGACGTGGTACGTCATTGACCCGGCGTACGGCACCCCGGAGCCGCCGATCAGCGCGTACGGCTGGCCCTCCGGCTCGCCCTGGCAGGTGACGTAGGGGCGGCCCGCGACATCGACGACCACGTCGGCGACGGCCTCGTCGAGCGGGATGACGGCGTGCCCGTAGCGGCGGATGCCCGCCTTGTCGCCCAACGCCTCCTTGAGAGCCTGGCCGATGCAGATGGCGGTGTCCTCGACGGTGTGGTGGCCGTCGATGTGCAGGTCGCCCTCCGCCTTGACCGTGAGGTCGATCAGCGAATGCTTCGACAGCGCCGTCAGCATGTGGTCATAGAACCCGACGCCGGTGGAGATTTCGGACGTGCCGGTGCCGTCGAGGTCCAGGGTGACGGTGATCGTCGACTCGCTGGTGGAGCGGCTGATGGTCGCGGTGCGGCTCATGAGGGGTTCCCTTCCAGTGGTGGCGAAAGCTCGTCGAGGGCGCTTCGCAGGATGGCCATCTCGTCGGGGGTGCCCGCCGAGACGCGCAGGAAGCCTGCAGGCCCGGTCTCGCGGATCAGGATGCCGCGATCCAGCAGATCCTGCCAGACGCGGTGCCTGTCGGGGAACCGCCCGAACAGCGAGAAGTTCGATTCGGAGTCGATCACCTCGTAGCCGCGACCGCGGGCCCAGTCCTCGAACGCGCGGGCCTCGGCCGCGAGCGAGCGGACCTGGGCGAGCAGTTCGTCGGAATGCGCCAGCGCGACGCGGGCGATGGCCTGCGTCTGGGCGCTGAGGTGGTACGGCAGTCGCACGATCCGGCAGGCGTCGACGATGGCGGGGGCCGCGGCGAGGTAGCCGACCCGGCCCCCCGCCAGCGCGAACGCCTTCGACATGGTGCGCGACACGATCAGCCTCGGGTGTTTCGCCAGCAGTTCGAGCGCGCTCGGCCCGCTGGAGAACTCCTGGTAGGCCTCATCCACGACAAGCAGCGTGTCGCTGCCCTCGAGCACGGCCTCGATGGTGGCCAGGTCGACGGTGGTGCCGGTCGGGTTGTTCGGGGTCGTGATCAGCGTCACCGTCGGGCGGTGCTCCGCGATCGCGCCGAGCACCAGGTCGGCGTCGAGGGTGTAGTCGGGGTGGCGCGGCACCGTCACGTACTCGGTGCAGGTGTTGCGCGCGTACTCCGGGTACATCGAGTAGGTCGGCGTGAACGTCAGGACGCGGCGCCCCGGGCCACCGAACGCGGTGAGCAGGTGCGCCATCACCTCGTTGGAGCCGTTGGCCACCCACACGTTCTCGGCGCTCAGGCCGTGGCCGAGGTACGCGGCGAGGTCGCCGCGCAGCCCGAGCGCCTCGCGATCCGGGTAACGGTTGAGGGTGCCAGCGGCGGACACGATCGCGGCGGCCATCTCGTGCCGGATCACCTGCGACGGCGGGTACGGGTTCTCGTTGACGTTGAGGACGATCGGCACGTCGATCTGCGGCGCCCCGTAGGGCTCCTGGCCGACGAGGTCGTCGCGCAGCGGCAGGTCGGCGAGGCTGATCACGCGCGCCGCCTGACGGTGACGGCCGCGGCATGCCCCGGCAACTGCTCGGCGTTGGCGAACCGCTCGACGCCGTCGGCGATGGCCATCAGGCCCTGCTCGTCGTAGCTGATCACGTGCACGGTGCGCACGAAGGATCGCACCGTCAGGCCCGACGAGTGCGCCCCGGCACCCGCGGTCGGCAGCACGTGCGTCGACCCGGCGGAGTAGTCGCCGAGCGAGACGGGCGAGTAGTCGCCGACGAAGATGGCGCCCGCGTTGCGGATCCTTGCGGCGACCGAGTCGGCGTCCGCCGTCTGGATCTCGAGGTGCTCGGCCGCGTACGCGTCGGCGACCGCGATCGCCTGGTCGAGGTCGCGCACCAGCACGACGGCCGACTGCTCCCCCGTCAGCGCGGTGCGGATCCGGTCGGCGTTGGGCGCGTCGACGACCTGCCGTTCGACCTCCGCCTGAACCTTCTCGGCCAGCGCGGTCGAGGCGGTGATCAGGACGGAGCCCGCCAGCGGGTCGTGCTCGGCCTGGGAGATCAGGTCGGCCGCGACAAAGACGGGGTTCGCGGTGTCGTCGGCGACGATCGCGATCTCGGTGGGGCCCGCCTCCGAGTCGATGCCGACCCGGCCGCGCACGAGGCGCTTGGCGGCCACCACGTAGATGTTGCCGGGGCCGGTGATCAGCGACACGGGCTCGACGATGTCCTCGACACCGTAGGCGAACATCGCGACGGCCTGGGCACCGCCGACGGCGTAGACCTCGTCAACGCCGAGCAGGTGGCACAGCGCGAGGATGTTGGGGTGCGGCAGGCCACCGAACTCGCGCTGCGGCGGGGAGGCGACCGCGATGGAGCCGACGCCCGCGACCTGCGCTGGGACGACGTTCATGATCACGCTTGAGGCCAGCGGCGCAAGGCCGCCAGGCACGTACAGGCCGACGCGGTCGACGGGGATGTTGCGCAGCGAGACGCGCGCGCCCTCGGCGAGGATCGCGGGCGCGGGGTTGGTGTCGACCTCGAGTTCCTGGGCGACCTGACGGCGGCGCCGGATCGACTCCCCGAAGGCGTCAGCCAGGTCGGGGTCGAGGTCGGCGGCGGCCTTGGCCAGCACGTCGGCAGACACGCGAAGCGAGGTGGGCGCGACGCCGTCGAAGCGCTCCGAGTACTCCATGATGGCGGCCTCGCCGCGATGCGCGACGTCGGCGACGATGGGCCGCACCACGTCAAGGGCCGCATCCACGTCGAACTGACCCCGCGGCAGGCGCGTCCGGTAGGCGCCGTCGACGCCCGTGAAATCAAGAGTTTGGAGCACGGGCCTGAGTCTAGTGTGTGACGACGATGTCGCTCTCCACCTGCTCAATGCGTGGCTCTGGCCAGAAGGCGGAGAGCAGCATGATGGGCGTCACCGCCGCGAACGGGCCGACGATCAGCGCCGAGAGGGCCCTCAGTTGCAGGTCGACCTGCACCACGTCGCCCGCCGATGCGGCGGCCAGCCGGGCGTCGAACCCGGAGGTGCCGATCACGATGCCGAACCGCCACGCCATCAGGGAGGCGCCGAGCGCCGCGAGCATCGGTACGACCGTCACGACCCAGCCGCGCTTGTGGAGCATCAGCCAGCCCACGATGCCGATCAGCAGGCCGATGCTGCCCGTGATCACCGTGAAGCTGACGTCGGCCCCGACGATGCCCGCCAGGTTCAGCTCGGACATCGTCGCGGACAGGTCGTCGCGCACCGCGTACGACGGCAGCGGCGTCGTCTTGGCCCACAGCAGCCCGCCGAGCGCCCCCATCACGACGCAGCCTGCGAAGAACACGGCGACGCGCCAGTAGGTGCGACCCCACAGCTCGGCGAGCTGCCCGCTCGGCGGGGTGACCGTCAGTGTCGGTTCGACCATCAGAGTTCCCGCTCCATGCCGACCGACGACGGCCCGAGGACCGCCTTGAGGTCGGCGAACAGCGCGGAGGTCAGCTCGACGCGGAAGCCGTCGCCGAGCCGGAAGGTCTTGACCTGTTCGCCGGTGCGCAGGTTCAGGTGCACCTCGGCGGCGCCCGGGTACTGGGCGAGGATCCGCTTCAGTTCACCCACCACACCCGGCGTGCAGCGCACCGCGGGAAGCGTCAGCGCCAGCGGCCCGACGTTGCCCTCAGCGCTCATGTGGGGAACGGTGAGGCCCTGCGCCCGGACCCGGCCGCGGTCCTCTCCGGACTCGACGATGCCGTCGACCGAGACGATCGTGTCGGGTGCGAGGTGTTGCGCGACCTGGTCGTAGACGCGCGGGAAGACCGTCACCTCGATGGAGTTGGTGAGGTCCTCCAGCACGACCTGCGCCCAGATGTTGCCCGCCTTGTTGACGCGACGGTTGACCGAGGTGATCAGCCCGCACAGCTTCGCGGGCCCTCGGTAGCCGTCCTCGGCAACCGCCGCGGCGATGCTCCGGTCGCCGTTGCTCTGCAGCACGTGCTCCAGCCCGTTGAGCGGGTGGTCGGAGACGTAGAGGCCCAGCATCTCGCGCTCGAAGGCGAGCTTGGTGCGACGGTCCCACTCGTCGACCTCCGGCACCTGGCCGTGCACGGCAGACGACGAGTCGTCCTGCTCCGCCTCGAAGCCGAAGTCGAAGCCGTCCTGGCCGTTCTCGGCGTTGCGCTTGAGGTCGATGATGGAGTCGACGGCGTTCTCGAAGATGCCCATCAACGAGCGGCGGGTGTGGCCGAGTTCGTCGAAGGCGCCGGACTTGATCAGCGACTCGATGACGCGCTTGTTGCACATCAGCAGCGGCGCCTTGTCGAGGAAGTCGTAGAAGTCGGACGCGGGCCCGACGGCGTTGCGCTCCTCGATCCAGGCCGTCACGACCTTGTCTCCGACGTTGCGCACGGCGCCCAGGCCGAAGCGGATGTGCTGCCCGACGGGGGTGAACATGACCTCGGAGGAGTTCACATCGGGCGGCAGCACCTCGATGCCCATGTGCCTGCACTCGGCAAGGTACAGCGCCGACTTGTCCTTGTCGTCGCGCACCGACTGCAGCAGTGCCGCCATGTACTCGACCGGATAGTTGGCCTTGAGCCACGCCGTCCAGTAGGAGATGACGCCGTAGGCGGCGGAGTGCGCCTTGTTGAACGCGTAGTCGGAGAACGGGAGCAGGATGTCCCACAGCGTCTGGATGGCGGCCTTGGAGTAGCCGCGCTCGATCATGCCGCCGGAGAAGATCTCGTATTGGGCGTCCAGTTCGGCCTTCTTCTTCTTGCCCATCGCGCGGCGCAGCATGTCCGCGCCGCCCAGCGTGTACCCGGCGAGGTGCTGCGCGATGGCCATCACCTGCTCCTGGTAGACGATCAGGCCGTAGGTCTCGCCGAGGATCGGCTCCAGCGCCTCCGCCAGGTCGGGGTGGATGGGTTCGACGGGCTCGCGGCCGGTCTTGCGGCGGGCGTACTTGTTGTGCGAGTCGGCACCCATCGGCCCCGGTCGGTACAGCGCGCCGACGGCGGAGATGTCTTCGAAGCAGTCGGGCTGCATGGAGCGCAGCAGGGAACGCATCGGCCCGCCGTCGAGCTGGAACACCCCGAGGGTGTCGCCGCGCTGCAGCAGGTCGAAGGTCTTGGGGTCGTCGAGGGTGAGCGTCTCGAGGTCGATGTCGAGCTGCTGGTTCAGCGTGATGTTGTTGAGGGCGTCGGCGATCACCGTCAGGTTCCTGAGCCCGAGGAAGTCCATCTTGATCAGGCCGAGGCTCTCGCAGCCCGGGTAGTCGAACTGCGTGATGATGGCGCCGTCGGCCTCGCGCTTCATGAGGGGCACGATGTCGATCAGGGGCGCCCGGCTCATGATGACGCCTGCCGCGTGCACGCCCCACTGACGCTTCAGGCCCTCGATGCCGCGCGCCGTGTCGACGACGGTGCGCACGTCGGGCGTGGACTGGTACAGCTCGCGGAACTCGGCGCCCTCCGCGTAGCGCTTGTGTTCGTCGTTGAACAGGTCACCGAGCGGGACGCCCTTGCCCATCACGTCCGGGGGCATCGCCTTG is a genomic window containing:
- the priA gene encoding bifunctional 1-(5-phosphoribosyl)-5-((5-phosphoribosylamino)methylideneamino)imidazole-4-carboxamide isomerase/phosphoribosylanthranilate isomerase PriA — protein: METLELLPAVDVQGGQAVQLVQGVAGTQKEFGDPLKAAMRWQDGGASWLHLVDLDAAFGRGSNADLLRDIVGNLDIQVELSGGIRDDESLNRALATGARRVNIGTAALENPQWCDRIVAEHGDRVAIGLDVRGENLAARGWTTEGGPWMETLDRLVAAGCERFVVTDVNADGMLTGPNTELLTAVAARSGKKVIASGGIATLENLRDLRRLVPQGVEGAIVGTALYVGRFTIEEALQVAEGEL
- the hisD gene encoding histidinol dehydrogenase, coding for MLQTLDFTGVDGAYRTRLPRGQFDVDAALDVVRPIVADVAHRGEAAIMEYSERFDGVAPTSLRVSADVLAKAAADLDPDLADAFGESIRRRRQVAQELEVDTNPAPAILAEGARVSLRNIPVDRVGLYVPGGLAPLASSVIMNVVPAQVAGVGSIAVASPPQREFGGLPHPNILALCHLLGVDEVYAVGGAQAVAMFAYGVEDIVEPVSLITGPGNIYVVAAKRLVRGRVGIDSEAGPTEIAIVADDTANPVFVAADLISQAEHDPLAGSVLITASTALAEKVQAEVERQVVDAPNADRIRTALTGEQSAVVLVRDLDQAIAVADAYAAEHLEIQTADADSVAARIRNAGAIFVGDYSPVSLGDYSAGSTHVLPTAGAGAHSSGLTVRSFVRTVHVISYDEQGLMAIADGVERFANAEQLPGHAAAVTVRRRA
- the hisB gene encoding imidazoleglycerol-phosphate dehydratase HisB, whose protein sequence is MSRTATISRSTSESTITVTLDLDGTGTSEISTGVGFYDHMLTALSKHSLIDLTVKAEGDLHIDGHHTVEDTAICIGQALKEALGDKAGIRRYGHAVIPLDEAVADVVVDVAGRPYVTCQGEPEGQPYALIGGSGVPYAGSMTYHVFEALALNAGLCLHLRLLSGRDPHHIVEAEFKALARALREAVEIDPRQQGIPSTKGAL
- the hisH gene encoding imidazole glycerol phosphate synthase subunit HisH, whose protein sequence is MNRRVGLFDYGSGNLHSAARAFANAGADVSVTSDLGELRRQDALVVPGVGAFAACMRGLTQAGGVDLIREWVAADRPLLGICVGHQILFEQGTEHGTVTPGVGVLRGSVDTLPARRLPHMGWNTVQPADGMSLFGGPAGERFYFVHSYAALTGPDDALVATAEHEDGRFVAAVERGNLASTQFHPEKSGEAGAHLIATWLRKL
- a CDS encoding histidinol-phosphate transaminase, giving the protein MISLADLPLRDDLVGQEPYGAPQIDVPIVLNVNENPYPPSQVIRHEMAAAIVSAAGTLNRYPDREALGLRGDLAAYLGHGLSAENVWVANGSNEVMAHLLTAFGGPGRRVLTFTPTYSMYPEYARNTCTEYVTVPRHPDYTLDADLVLGAIAEHRPTVTLITTPNNPTGTTVDLATIEAVLEGSDTLLVVDEAYQEFSSGPSALELLAKHPRLIVSRTMSKAFALAGGRVGYLAAAPAIVDACRIVRLPYHLSAQTQAIARVALAHSDELLAQVRSLAAEARAFEDWARGRGYEVIDSESNFSLFGRFPDRHRVWQDLLDRGILIRETGPAGFLRVSAGTPDEMAILRSALDELSPPLEGNPS